TGGCCCAAGAGTATGATGTACCTGTCTTTACCAAGGACAAGGAGGATTTCTTCAACTCACAGTGGGACCTCACCACCCAACAGGTGTGCCAGTTGTCCCTGAGTAGCATCACCTTGTCTTGGCCACAGCACTGGCCTCATCCTAACCCCACTGACCTTGCCCTGCTCTGCCAGATCCTGCCATACATCGATGGTTTCCGCCATGTCCAGAAGATCTCTGCTGAGGCAGATGTGGAGCTCAACCTAGTGCGCATTGCCATACAGAACCTACTGTGAGTAGGGCAATAGTCATGCCTAGCATAAGGTCACCAGCCAGGGAAGAATCTAGGTCCCTGAGTATGGAGCTGGAAAGGTCTAGTCTTCAGAAGCTGAGCTCAGCTCTCTCTCTTAGGTACTATGGTGTTGTGACACTGGTGTCCATTCTCCAGGTAGGTAAATTTGGAATATGGTTCAGCAATGTCTggcccagcctcccagccccTCACTCAGGTCCCTGTGCCTTCTGCTATTCTCTAGTACTCCAACGTGTACTGTCCAACACCCAAGGTCCAGGATCTTGTAGATGACAAGTCCCTACAGGAGGCATGTCTATCCTATGTGACCAAGCAAGGTAGTAGTGGGCTCTGGGGAGATATCTTGGGAAGGGGAGGGTCACTTGGTGAGCTGATCCTGGCACCCACAGGGCACAAAAGAGCCAGTCTCCGGGATGTGTTCCAACTGTACTGCAGCCTGAGCCCTGGTACTACTGTACGAGACCTCATCGGCCGCCACTCCCAACAGCTACAGCATGTTGATGAACGGTCAGAGGGCCATTCCTTGGGAAATGAGGGGGTTGCCTGAGGGAAGGTGGACCCTCTTTGTCTCTCTGGAGGAACCCTGGGTCAGAAGAAGCAGGGTATTCCCAGTGAGAAGAATCGTGGCACTGCTAAACCAGGGAGGATTCCTGGGGATGATGAGCTTGCAGGGCAGTCTGGCTCTGAGATAGAATTGAACAGAAGGCTGCAGGAAAGAGTTGGTCTGGCTATAAGGAGGACTGACCAGAGCATCATACTTCTTCCCCAATCCTCACCCCAGGAAACTGATCCAGTTTGGGCTAATGAAGAATCTCATCCGACGACTACAGAAATATCCTGTGCGGGTGTCTCGAGAGGAGCGAAGCCACCCTGCCCGGCTTTACACAGGCTGTCACAGCTATGATGAGATCTGCTGCAAGACAGGTGGAGGCATGCAGTGGGGCAGACAGGGTGAGGTCAGGGCACTGTGGGTAGGCCAAGATCACTGAcctcacctcccccaccccacccaggcaTGAGTTACCATGAGCTGGATGAGCGTCTGGAGAATGACCCCAACATCATCATCTGCTGGAAGTGAAGCTTTCCTGAATGATTATATTGCTGTGGCTACTCCCTCCTGCTAAACCCACATGGGGACTAGACAAGTAGGCTAGTTCATATCCTCTGTAGGTTGACTCTTAGTTctgtaaataaaatcaatgacTTCAACctgcctttattcatttatttatttttgcggtatggggattgaactcaagggcactcttatcacatccccagccttttattttcagtcagaatctctctaagttgcccaagctggccttgaacttttaaccatccttcctcagcctgtggagtagctaggattacaggtattaTAGGCACCCCAGCTGCCTCAACCTTTTACTGAGTGCTGCCTCCGCTGTGGACAACCTAGCCTTAAATGAGCCAGTCAAGGTCCGGGCGCTCTGGAGCGCCATCTGATGGGCATGGCCAGCAATGGCCAAGTGAACATGCTGTTGTAAACTGAAGCAGCAAGAAACAGAGGTGATGAACAGTTTGAGTTCCGAGGGAAGCAGGGATTGCTCTGGATTAGATAAGCAAAACAGACCTAGGTGAAGTGATTTAAACTGAGCCTTGAACTAGGAAAAGTATTCCAATAGAAGAAACCAATGCAAAACCCTGAAGCATGTATGAGGAACCCAAGGCAAGCCCATGGGACTGGATCATGGGAGACCAAAGAGAGCCAAAAATACAAGCCAAAGACTTCCAGGCATGATGACATATGCCTCtactcccagctactcaagaggccaaggcaggaggattgcgagtttgaggccagcctggacaatttagcaagatcctgtctctaaaatagaAAGGGAcggggaatgcagctcagtggtagaactttcATGTGctaggcctgggttcaatccccagtaccctcacAGCGctccgccccccctcccccacgtCTAAATCCTGAGGTAGGAGAAAGGCAAGAAGTAGAACCTGCAAAACTCTGGGAAGCCACGTCTGACCCAGTATTTTCTTGCGGGGGGGCGGCGGGGGtggttactgaggattgaacttgggctgtgggccactgagccacatccccagccctattttgtatattatttagagacagggtcttactgagttgcttttagcccctcacttttgctgaggctggctttgaacttgtgatcctcctgcctcagtctcccgagccccTGGAATACACcggcagtattttttaaatatatatacttttaatggtagatggacacaatacctttatttatatttatgtggtgctgaggattgaacccagtgcctcacacatgctaggcaagcacactaccactgagctacaacccagcccctaatCCAGTATTTTGAGGGTCAGAGATAATCACAGAACCGCCCTCCTGTAAAGGAGTAATGTCTGATGTACACCTTTAAGAATCCTGGCTGCTGGGAAGGGTCCAGAGTGGAAGTAGATCTAGTGAAAAGGCTGATGCAGCTACCCCCATTAAAGTAATAGCAGTCTGAAGTAGAATGGAACGACGTTGTGGGTCCTGGGCAATACTTAGGGAGTAGATCCAACTGGTGATGCTGGGTACAAGAAATAAGGAGGAAGCCATGAAGAGGAACATCCGAGAGGATCAAGACAGTCCAGCTGCAGGAGGAGCTGGCGGGGTCACTGGCTGACTTGACAATTAGGGAAAGAGTTGGTGGAGTTCAGGAGAGACTTCGCGGGCGCACCTGGTTGTGAGGAAGAAAACTTTATGACAGTCGCAGTAGGGTTACTATTGGCAGCGGAGTAGGCGTGGCAAGCGGGGGGGCGGGGTGGTTCCAGACTGCAAAAGCCACCGGCATAGGTGGACCTAGGCTTCACTGCGCAGACGCCAAGCTGTTTCCATGGCGGCGAGGACGCACGCGCTCCAACCGACAGGCAACTGTCCGGTCCCAGAGTCCAGTCCTGCTGAAGTCTGTCCTCCTAAAGTGTATCATCTCCTCCGCCCCAACTGCTACCCGAAGTCAGCCAGACTCTGGCCCCAACATGGACCTGGAATTGCTGCTGCCCGGGGAAGCTGACGTACTGGTGCGGGGTCTGCGCAGTTTCCCCCTGCGCGAGATGGGCTCTGAAGGGTGAGGCAGCTGGGTCAGACAGAGTTACCAGGTCCTTGAATGGGGGGAGCTTGGGACTGACATTGGGGAAGGGGTTGCTCAATGTGAGGGGGCCCCCAGGTGGAGAGGCAAAGCTCTTCAAGATAGGA
This Marmota flaviventris isolate mMarFla1 chromosome 8, mMarFla1.hap1, whole genome shotgun sequence DNA region includes the following protein-coding sequences:
- the Nprl2 gene encoding GATOR1 complex protein NPRL2, with the protein product MGSSCRIECIFFSEFHPTLGPKITYQVPEDFISRELFDTVQVYIITKPELQNKLITVTAMEKKLIGCPVCIEHKKYSRNALLFNLGFVCDAQAKTCALEPIVKKLAGYLTTLELESSFVSTEESKQKLVPIMTILLEELNASGRCTLPIDESNTIHLKVIEQRPDPPVAQEYDVPVFTKDKEDFFNSQWDLTTQQILPYIDGFRHVQKISAEADVELNLVRIAIQNLLYYGVVTLVSILQYSNVYCPTPKVQDLVDDKSLQEACLSYVTKQGHKRASLRDVFQLYCSLSPGTTVRDLIGRHSQQLQHVDERKLIQFGLMKNLIRRLQKYPVRVSREERSHPARLYTGCHSYDEICCKTGMSYHELDERLENDPNIIICWK